The following coding sequences are from one Streptococcus sp. NPS 308 window:
- a CDS encoding APC family permease, whose product MNIFRTKDVSLGRTEMRRHLKLWDLILLGIGAMVGTGIFTITGTAAATLAGPSLVVSIVISALCVSLSALFFAEFASRVPATGGAYSYLYAILGELPAWIAGWLTIMEFMTAISGVASGWAAYFKGLLSNYGISMPQALNGTFNPEQGTYIDLLPILVLALVTGVVLLNSKAALRFNSLLVVLKFSALALFILVGIWHIKPENWSNFAPFGFGQLYGGSTGIMAGASLMFFGFLGFESISMAVDEIQSPQKNVPRGIVLSLSIVTILYALVTLVLTGIVHYSKLNVDDAVAFSLRSIGIGWVANYVSLVAILTLITVCISMTYALSRMIYSLARDGLLPQSFKQLSKNSRVPKNATILTGIASAIAAGIFPLASIAAFLNICTLAYLILLAYGIIKLRKDKGMPKEGEFKTPLVPLLPILSILICLSFMLQYTKETWIAFGLALLVGLVIYFTYGYRHSTLSKQK is encoded by the coding sequence ATGAATATTTTTAGAACCAAGGATGTTAGTCTGGGACGAACGGAAATGCGTCGCCATTTGAAATTATGGGATTTGATTTTACTAGGAATTGGTGCCATGGTAGGGACAGGGATTTTCACCATTACAGGAACAGCAGCTGCTACATTAGCTGGTCCTTCACTAGTTGTTTCCATTGTAATTTCTGCTTTATGCGTTTCTTTATCAGCTCTCTTTTTTGCGGAATTTGCCTCTCGTGTGCCTGCAACAGGAGGTGCTTATAGTTACCTCTATGCAATCTTAGGAGAATTGCCAGCCTGGATTGCCGGTTGGTTGACCATCATGGAATTCATGACGGCCATATCGGGTGTAGCGTCTGGCTGGGCAGCTTACTTTAAGGGCTTACTCAGTAATTATGGTATCTCCATGCCCCAAGCCTTAAATGGCACTTTTAACCCCGAACAAGGCACCTATATCGATCTTTTACCTATTTTGGTGCTTGCTTTGGTAACAGGTGTAGTATTATTGAATTCCAAGGCAGCCTTGCGCTTTAATTCGCTTTTAGTGGTCTTGAAATTCTCTGCTCTAGCTTTGTTTATCCTAGTTGGGATTTGGCATATCAAACCTGAAAATTGGTCAAATTTTGCACCTTTTGGCTTTGGTCAGCTTTATGGCGGAAGTACTGGAATAATGGCAGGAGCTTCTTTGATGTTCTTTGGTTTTCTCGGTTTTGAATCGATTTCGATGGCAGTTGATGAAATTCAAAGTCCGCAAAAGAATGTTCCTCGAGGAATTGTCCTTTCTCTGTCAATCGTCACTATTCTCTATGCTTTGGTAACCTTAGTATTGACAGGGATTGTTCACTACAGTAAGCTCAATGTGGACGATGCAGTAGCATTTTCATTACGGAGTATTGGTATCGGCTGGGTGGCAAATTATGTTTCGCTTGTAGCCATTCTAACCTTGATTACTGTGTGTATTTCCATGACCTACGCCCTTTCTCGAATGATTTATAGCTTAGCACGTGATGGACTTTTGCCTCAAAGCTTCAAACAACTAAGCAAAAACAGCCGAGTTCCAAAGAATGCAACCATCTTAACAGGGATTGCTTCAGCCATTGCTGCGGGCATTTTCCCCTTGGCAAGCATTGCCGCCTTTCTAAATATCTGTACACTAGCCTATCTCATCTTACTTGCTTATGGCATTATCAAACTCAGAAAAGATAAGGGTATGCCAAAAGAAGGAGAGTTCAAAACTCCTTTAGTGCCGCTTTTGCCAATCCTTTCCATTCTTATCTGTCTTTCCTTTATGCTTCAGTATACCAAGGAAACATGGATTGCCTTTGGACTTGCTTTGTTGGTTGGACTAGTGATTTACTTTACTTATGGTTATCGTCATTCTACACTTTCTAAACAAAAATAA
- a CDS encoding YitT family protein codes for MIRKVQPIITIILGAAIYAFGLTYFVVPYHLFEGGATGITLITFYLFKIPVSLMNLLINIPLFILAWKIFGPKTLYTSLLGTISLSVWLAVFEKIPLQFDLQGDLIIVSLVSGVLLGVGLGVIFNAGGTTGGSDIVARILNKYTNISIGKLLFGIDFFILMLILIIFQDLRLVTYTLLFDFIIARVIDLIGEGGYAGKGFMIITQYPEQLADKINEELGRGVTYISGQGYYSKKDLKIIYCIVGRNEIVKMKDMIHHIDPQAFITITEAHEILGEGFTYIKE; via the coding sequence ATGATTCGAAAAGTTCAGCCTATTATCACTATCATACTAGGGGCAGCTATTTATGCCTTTGGTCTCACCTACTTTGTAGTTCCCTATCATCTATTTGAGGGTGGTGCGACAGGTATTACACTCATTACCTTCTACCTCTTTAAAATTCCAGTCTCACTGATGAACCTCTTGATCAATATTCCTTTATTTATCCTTGCCTGGAAAATATTTGGTCCTAAAACTCTCTACACCAGTCTCTTGGGGACTATCTCCCTTTCTGTCTGGCTTGCTGTCTTTGAAAAAATTCCTTTACAGTTTGACCTACAAGGGGATCTCATTATCGTTTCGCTAGTTTCTGGTGTTTTACTGGGAGTCGGTTTAGGAGTTATTTTTAATGCTGGTGGGACTACTGGTGGTTCAGATATTGTTGCCCGTATCCTCAATAAATACACCAATATCTCAATTGGTAAATTGCTCTTTGGGATTGACTTTTTTATCCTAATGTTAATTTTAATTATCTTCCAAGATCTTCGTCTTGTTACCTATACTCTCTTGTTTGACTTTATCATCGCTCGTGTTATTGACTTGATCGGTGAAGGGGGCTATGCTGGTAAAGGATTTATGATTATCACTCAGTATCCTGAGCAATTGGCTGATAAAATCAATGAAGAACTAGGACGTGGCGTGACCTATATCTCTGGTCAAGGCTACTACAGTAAGAAAGATTTGAAAATCATTTATTGTATCGTCGGTCGAAACGAAATCGTTAAAATGAAGGATATGATTCACCATATAGATCCTCAAGCCTTTATTACCATCACTGAAGCTCATGAGATTCTTGGGGAAGGATTTACCTACATAAAAGAATAA
- a CDS encoding DegV family protein, translating into MTQVKIVTDSSVTIEPEVVKELNITVVPLSVMIDSVLYSDADLKEGEFLHLMQQSKNLPKTSQPPVGVFAEVFEELGKDGSQILAIHMSHALSGTVEAARQGASLSTADVTVIDSSFTDQAMKFQVVEAAKLAQEGKDLETILAHVEDVKNHTELYIGVSTLENLVKGGRIGRVTGLLSSLLNIRVVMQMKNHELQPIVKGRGAKTFKKWLDELTETLSHQSVAEIGISYAGTNEWANEMKNLLQTYVEKPISVLETGSIIQTHTGENAWAILIRYNS; encoded by the coding sequence ATGACACAAGTAAAAATTGTAACAGATTCTTCTGTTACCATCGAACCAGAAGTAGTAAAAGAGTTAAATATTACGGTTGTGCCGCTATCCGTTATGATCGATAGTGTGCTTTATTCGGACGCAGATTTGAAAGAAGGGGAGTTTCTTCATCTTATGCAACAAAGTAAGAATCTGCCGAAAACTAGTCAGCCTCCAGTAGGAGTGTTTGCTGAGGTTTTTGAAGAACTAGGTAAAGACGGTAGTCAGATTCTCGCGATTCACATGTCCCATGCCTTGTCAGGAACTGTTGAAGCTGCTCGTCAAGGAGCGAGTCTCTCAACTGCTGATGTGACGGTTATTGATAGTTCTTTTACAGACCAAGCTATGAAGTTTCAAGTAGTTGAAGCAGCTAAACTTGCCCAAGAAGGGAAAGATTTAGAAACCATCCTAGCTCATGTAGAAGACGTTAAGAATCATACGGAACTCTATATCGGTGTTTCAACATTAGAAAATCTAGTTAAGGGCGGACGTATTGGACGTGTGACGGGATTATTAAGCTCTCTTTTGAACATCCGAGTTGTGATGCAGATGAAGAATCATGAACTCCAGCCTATCGTTAAGGGACGAGGTGCTAAGACATTCAAAAAATGGCTTGATGAATTGACTGAGACGCTCTCGCATCAATCAGTGGCTGAGATTGGAATTTCATATGCAGGTACAAATGAATGGGCAAATGAGATGAAGAACTTGTTGCAAACTTATGTAGAAAAACCAATCTCTGTATTGGAAACAGGGTCTATTATTCAAACACATACGGGAGAAAATGCCTGGGCTATTCTAATTCGTTACAATTCCTAA
- a CDS encoding HU family DNA-binding protein, which produces MANKQDLIAKVAEATELTKKDSAAAVDAVFAAVTEYLAAGEKVQLIGFGNFEVRERAARKGRNPQTGKEIKIAASKVPAFKAGKALKDAVK; this is translated from the coding sequence ATGGCAAACAAACAAGATTTGATCGCTAAAGTAGCAGAAGCTACAGAATTGACTAAGAAAGATTCAGCAGCAGCAGTTGACGCTGTATTCGCAGCAGTAACTGAATACCTTGCAGCTGGTGAAAAAGTTCAATTGATCGGTTTTGGTAACTTTGAAGTTCGTGAGCGTGCTGCACGTAAAGGTCGCAACCCACAAACTGGTAAAGAAATCAAGATCGCAGCTTCTAAAGTTCCAGCATTCAAAGCTGGTAAAGCTCTTAAAGACGCTGTTAAATAA
- a CDS encoding L-lactate dehydrogenase, with product MTSTKQHKKVILVGDGAVGSSYAFALVTQGIAQELGIIEIPQLFEKAVGDAEDLSHALAFTSPKKIYAAKYEDCADADLVVITAGAPQKPGETRLDLVGKNLAINKSIVEQVVASGFDGIFLVAANPVDVLTYSTWKFSGFPKERVIGSGTSLDSARFRQALAETIGVDARSVHAYIMGEHGDSEFAVWSHANVAGVKLEHWLQANRDLNEADLVELFISVRDAAYSIINKKGATYYGIAVALARITRAILDDENAVLPLSVFQEGQYGVENVFIGQPAIVGAHGIVRPVNIPLNDAETQKMQASAKELQAIINEAWKNPEFQAASKN from the coding sequence ATGACTTCTACTAAACAACACAAAAAAGTGATCCTTGTCGGTGACGGTGCCGTAGGTTCATCTTATGCTTTCGCGCTTGTTACCCAAGGAATTGCACAAGAGCTTGGAATCATTGAAATTCCTCAATTGTTTGAAAAAGCGGTTGGTGACGCAGAAGACCTTAGCCATGCCCTTGCCTTCACTTCACCTAAAAAAATCTACGCTGCAAAATACGAAGACTGTGCTGACGCTGACCTTGTAGTTATCACTGCTGGTGCTCCTCAAAAACCAGGTGAAACTCGTCTTGACCTTGTAGGTAAAAACCTTGCAATCAACAAATCAATCGTTGAGCAAGTTGTTGCTTCTGGTTTCGATGGTATCTTCCTTGTAGCAGCTAACCCAGTTGACGTTTTGACTTACTCAACTTGGAAATTCTCTGGATTCCCTAAAGAACGCGTTATCGGTTCTGGTACTTCTCTTGACTCAGCTCGTTTCCGTCAAGCACTTGCTGAAACAATCGGTGTTGACGCTCGTTCAGTCCATGCCTACATCATGGGTGAACACGGTGACTCAGAATTCGCTGTTTGGTCTCACGCTAACGTTGCCGGTGTTAAATTGGAACACTGGTTGCAAGCTAACCGTGACTTGAACGAAGCTGACCTTGTTGAACTTTTCATCTCAGTTCGTGATGCTGCCTACTCAATCATCAACAAGAAAGGTGCTACATACTACGGTATCGCAGTTGCCCTTGCTCGTATCACTCGCGCTATCCTTGATGACGAAAATGCAGTACTTCCACTTTCAGTATTCCAAGAAGGACAATACGGTGTTGAGAACGTCTTTATCGGTCAACCAGCTATCGTTGGTGCACACGGTATCGTTCGTCCAGTTAACATCCCATTGAACGACGCTGAAACACAAAAAATGCAAGCATCTGCAAAAGAATTGCAAGCAATTATTAATGAAGCATGGAAAAACCCTGAATTCCAAGCAGCTTCTAAAAACTAA
- the gyrA gene encoding DNA gyrase subunit A: MQDKNLVNVNLTKEMKTSFIDYAMSVIVARALPDVRDGLKPVHRRILYGMNELGVTPDKPHKKSARITGDVMGKYHPHGDSSIYEAMVRMAQWWSYRYMLVDGHGNFGSMDGDGAAAQRYTEARMSKIALEMLRDINKNTVDFVDNYDANEREPLVLPARFPNLLVNGATGIAVGMATNIPPHNLGETIDAVKLVMDNPDVTTKDLMEVLPGPDFPTGALVMGKSGIHKAYETGKGSIVLRSRTEIEETKTGRERIVVTEFPYMVNKTKVHEHIVRLVQEKRIEGITAVRDESNREGVRFVIEVKRDASANVILNNLFKMTQMQTNFGFNMLAIQNGVPKILSLRQILDAYIEHQKEVVVRRTRFDKEKAEARAHILEGLLIALDHIDEVIRIIRASETDAEAQAELMSKFKLSERQSQAILDMRLRRLTGLERDKIQSEYDELIALIADLADILAKPERVAQIIKDELDEVKRKFGDKRRTELMVGEVLTLEDEDLIEETDVLITLSNKGYIKRLDQGEFTAQKRGGRGVQGTGVKDDDFVRELVSTSTHDHLLFFTNKGRVYRLKGYEIPEYGRTAKGLPVVNLLKLDEGESIQTIINVDSERSDDAYLFFTTRHGVVKRTSVKEFANIRQNGLKALNLKDEDELINVLLTEEDTDIIIGTKFGYAVRFNQSAVRGMSRIATGVRGVNLREGDTVVGASVITDQNEVLIITEKGYGKRTLATEYPTKGRGGKGMKTANVAEKNGPLAGLLTVKGDEDLMIITDTGVMIRTNVANISQTGRSTMGVKVMRLDQDAKIVTFTTVAAAEKEEVGTEIETEGEA, encoded by the coding sequence ATGCAGGATAAAAACTTAGTGAATGTTAATCTGACAAAGGAGATGAAGACCAGCTTTATCGACTACGCCATGAGTGTTATCGTAGCGCGTGCTCTTCCTGATGTTCGAGATGGCTTAAAACCAGTTCACCGTCGTATTCTTTACGGAATGAATGAACTAGGTGTTACTCCAGACAAACCCCATAAAAAATCAGCCCGTATTACAGGGGATGTCATGGGTAAATACCACCCTCACGGAGACTCGTCTATTTATGAGGCTATGGTTCGTATGGCCCAGTGGTGGAGCTATCGTTACATGCTCGTTGATGGACATGGAAACTTTGGTTCTATGGACGGGGACGGTGCTGCCGCACAGCGTTATACTGAGGCACGTATGAGCAAGATTGCTCTGGAAATGCTTCGTGATATCAATAAAAACACAGTTGATTTCGTAGACAACTACGACGCCAATGAGCGTGAACCCTTGGTCTTGCCAGCTCGTTTTCCAAACCTTTTGGTCAATGGGGCAACTGGGATTGCCGTAGGGATGGCTACCAACATTCCTCCTCACAACCTAGGTGAAACCATCGATGCCGTTAAGCTAGTCATGGACAATCCAGATGTGACTACTAAGGACTTGATGGAAGTCTTGCCTGGTCCAGATTTTCCAACTGGTGCCCTTGTTATGGGGAAATCAGGTATTCATAAGGCCTACGAAACTGGTAAAGGCTCCATTGTTCTTCGTTCTCGTACTGAAATCGAAGAAACTAAAACTGGCCGTGAACGAATTGTTGTAACGGAATTTCCATACATGGTCAACAAAACCAAGGTCCATGAACATATTGTTCGTTTGGTTCAGGAAAAACGGATTGAGGGTATTACAGCAGTACGAGATGAATCCAACCGCGAAGGGGTTCGTTTCGTGATCGAAGTGAAACGCGACGCGTCTGCCAACGTTATCCTTAACAATCTTTTCAAGATGACCCAGATGCAAACCAATTTTGGTTTCAACATGTTGGCGATTCAAAATGGTGTACCAAAGATTTTGTCCCTTCGTCAAATTTTGGATGCTTATATCGAACATCAAAAAGAAGTGGTTGTTCGTCGTACACGTTTTGACAAGGAAAAAGCAGAAGCGCGTGCGCACATCTTAGAAGGTCTTTTAATCGCGCTAGACCATATTGATGAAGTGATTCGTATCATTCGTGCCAGTGAAACAGATGCCGAAGCACAAGCTGAGTTGATGAGCAAGTTTAAGCTTTCAGAGCGTCAAAGTCAGGCAATCCTTGATATGCGTCTTCGTCGTTTGACAGGATTGGAACGTGATAAGATTCAGTCTGAATATGATGAATTGATCGCCTTAATTGCAGATTTGGCAGATATTCTTGCCAAACCAGAACGTGTGGCGCAAATCATCAAAGACGAGTTGGATGAAGTCAAACGCAAGTTTGGTGACAAACGTCGTACTGAGTTGATGGTCGGAGAAGTCTTGACACTTGAGGACGAAGACCTGATTGAGGAGACGGATGTCTTGATTACCCTTTCTAATAAGGGCTACATCAAACGTCTGGACCAAGGTGAGTTCACTGCCCAAAAACGTGGTGGCCGTGGGGTCCAAGGTACTGGCGTTAAGGATGATGACTTTGTGCGTGAGTTGGTTTCAACCAGCACCCATGATCATCTGCTCTTCTTCACTAATAAAGGACGTGTCTACCGCCTTAAAGGTTATGAAATCCCAGAATATGGTCGTACAGCCAAGGGCTTGCCAGTTGTCAATCTTTTGAAGTTGGACGAAGGCGAAAGCATTCAGACCATCATCAATGTTGATTCTGAGCGTAGTGATGATGCTTATCTCTTCTTCACAACTCGTCACGGTGTCGTGAAGAGAACCAGTGTCAAAGAATTTGCAAATATTCGTCAAAATGGACTTAAGGCCTTGAATCTCAAGGATGAGGATGAGTTAATCAATGTCTTGCTGACAGAAGAAGATACCGATATCATCATTGGTACCAAGTTTGGTTATGCTGTTCGTTTTAATCAATCAGCTGTTCGTGGCATGAGCCGTATCGCGACAGGTGTCCGAGGAGTCAATCTTCGTGAAGGAGATACAGTAGTTGGCGCAAGTGTTATTACTGACCAGAATGAGGTCCTTATCATCACTGAAAAAGGTTATGGTAAGCGTACCCTTGCTACTGAATATCCAACTAAAGGCCGTGGTGGTAAAGGAATGAAGACTGCCAATGTTGCTGAGAAGAATGGTCCTCTTGCAGGCCTCCTCACTGTTAAAGGTGATGAAGACCTAATGATTATCACGGATACAGGAGTCATGATTCGAACAAACGTTGCCAATATTTCACAAACAGGACGCTCAACTATGGGAGTTAAGGTGATGCGTCTAGATCAGGATGCTAAGATTGTGACCTTTACAACGGTTGCTGCAGCAGAAAAAGAAGAAGTTGGGACTGAAATTGAAACAGAAGGTGAAGCATAA
- a CDS encoding class A sortase translates to MSRKKTKNKNNKRRNLFINILAGFLILLSLALIFNSKIRDLFLVWNTNKYQVNQVTKENIDENLKTEGNFDFDSVKSISSEAVLASQWDAQKLPVIGGIAIPEVEINLPIFKGLDNVNLFYGAGTMKPDQKMGEGNYSLASHHIFTAENASQMLFSPLVNAKAGMKIYLTDKDKVYTYEITEVKRVTPDRVDEIEDRDGVKEITLVTCVDYDETERIIVKGIFKESKAYSETSEDILKAFNKPYKQRY, encoded by the coding sequence ATGTCTCGTAAAAAAACGAAAAATAAGAATAATAAGAGAAGAAATCTATTTATCAATATTCTAGCCGGTTTCTTGATTCTTCTTTCCCTAGCCTTGATTTTTAATTCAAAGATTCGTGATCTCTTTTTGGTCTGGAATACCAATAAATATCAAGTCAATCAGGTTACTAAAGAAAATATAGATGAAAATCTAAAAACCGAAGGAAATTTTGATTTTGACTCTGTTAAGTCTATTTCATCTGAAGCTGTATTGGCTTCACAATGGGATGCCCAAAAGCTTCCAGTTATCGGTGGGATTGCTATTCCTGAAGTAGAAATCAACCTGCCTATTTTCAAAGGTTTGGATAATGTAAACTTGTTCTATGGAGCAGGGACCATGAAACCAGACCAAAAAATGGGAGAAGGCAACTATTCTCTAGCCAGTCACCATATCTTTACTGCTGAAAATGCGAGCCAGATGCTCTTCTCACCTTTGGTCAATGCCAAAGCAGGTATGAAGATTTATCTGACGGATAAGGACAAGGTTTATACCTACGAAATTACTGAAGTTAAACGTGTCACACCAGACCGTGTAGATGAAATCGAAGATCGTGACGGTGTAAAGGAGATTACTTTGGTTACTTGTGTTGATTATGATGAAACCGAGCGTATAATCGTCAAAGGTATCTTTAAAGAATCAAAAGCTTATTCTGAGACTTCTGAGGATATTTTGAAGGCCTTTAATAAACCATATAAACAACGTTATTAA
- a CDS encoding formate/nitrite transporter family protein translates to MVSSEFISKIEFACKKKESLYSQSKFKYAIRSMFAGAFLTFSTAAGAVGADLINKIAPGSGRFLFPFVFAWGLAYIVFLNAELVTSNMMFLTAGSFLKKISWRKTAEILLYCTFFNLIGALIAGWGFAHSAAYANLTHDSFISGVVEMKLGRSNELVLLEGILANIFVNIAILSFVLVKDGGAKLWLVLSAIYMFVFLTNEHIAANFASFAIVKFSVAADSIANFDIPNILRHWGVTFVGNFIGGGLLMGLPYAFLNKNEDTYVD, encoded by the coding sequence ATGGTCTCATCAGAATTTATCTCAAAGATTGAATTTGCTTGTAAGAAGAAAGAAAGTCTTTATAGCCAAAGTAAGTTTAAATATGCGATTCGTTCCATGTTTGCAGGTGCTTTTCTAACATTTAGTACGGCTGCGGGCGCAGTTGGAGCTGATTTGATTAATAAGATCGCACCAGGTAGTGGTCGTTTCCTTTTCCCATTCGTTTTTGCTTGGGGATTAGCCTACATTGTTTTCTTGAATGCTGAGTTAGTCACTTCAAACATGATGTTCCTAACCGCGGGCAGTTTTTTGAAGAAAATTTCATGGAGAAAAACGGCTGAGATTCTACTTTACTGTACCTTCTTCAACCTTATTGGTGCTCTTATAGCAGGTTGGGGCTTTGCCCACTCAGCAGCCTATGCAAATCTAACACATGATAGCTTCATTTCAGGAGTTGTAGAGATGAAGTTAGGCCGTTCTAATGAGCTTGTCTTGCTTGAAGGTATTTTAGCCAATATCTTTGTAAACATTGCCATTCTTTCATTCGTTTTGGTGAAAGACGGCGGGGCCAAACTATGGCTTGTCTTATCAGCAATTTACATGTTTGTATTCTTAACAAACGAGCACATTGCTGCGAACTTTGCTTCTTTTGCGATTGTTAAGTTCAGTGTAGCAGCAGATTCCATTGCTAACTTTGACATACCTAATATTCTTCGTCACTGGGGTGTAACCTTTGTTGGAAACTTTATCGGAGGAGGCCTCTTGATGGGTCTTCCATATGCCTTCCTCAATAAAAATGAAGATACTTACGTAGATTAA
- a CDS encoding O-acetylhomoserine aminocarboxypropyltransferase/cysteine synthase family protein, which produces MTRDFKFETLQLHAGQVVDPATKSRAVPIYQTTSFVFDDTQEGADLFALRKPGNIYTRITNPTTAAFEERIAALEGGVGALATASGMAAVTYTILALAHAGDHVVAASTIYGGTFNLLKETLPRYGITTTFVDVDNLEEVEAAIGDNTKLVLIETLGNPLINIPDLEKLAEIAHKHQIPLVSDNTFATPYLINVFSHGVDIAIHSATKFIGGHGTTIGGVIVDSGRFDWEASRKFPQFVEEDPSYHNLSYTRDVGAAAFIIAVRVQLLRDTGAALSPFNAFLLLQGLETLSLRVERHVQNAEKIVDFLVNHPKVEKVNYPKLADSPYHALAEKYLPKGVGSIFTFHVKGGEAEARKVIDNLEIFSDLANVADAKSLVVHPATTTHGQLSEKDLEAAGVTPNQIRLSIGLENVEDLIEDLRLALEKI; this is translated from the coding sequence ATGACTCGTGATTTTAAATTTGAAACCTTACAACTACATGCTGGTCAAGTTGTGGATCCAGCAACTAAGTCTCGTGCAGTGCCGATTTATCAGACAACATCCTTTGTTTTTGATGATACGCAGGAAGGTGCCGATTTGTTTGCCTTGAGAAAACCAGGTAATATCTATACTCGTATTACAAATCCTACAACGGCTGCTTTTGAAGAAAGAATTGCAGCTCTCGAAGGTGGTGTCGGAGCTCTTGCAACAGCATCAGGTATGGCTGCAGTGACTTATACGATTTTGGCGCTTGCCCATGCTGGTGACCATGTTGTAGCGGCATCAACTATTTACGGTGGAACCTTCAATCTATTGAAAGAAACCCTTCCTCGTTATGGGATCACAACTACCTTTGTCGATGTGGATAATTTGGAGGAAGTTGAAGCAGCTATCGGTGACAATACAAAACTTGTCTTGATTGAAACCTTAGGGAATCCCTTAATTAACATTCCTGACTTGGAAAAATTGGCTGAGATTGCGCATAAACATCAGATTCCACTTGTTTCTGACAATACCTTTGCTACACCTTATTTGATTAACGTCTTCTCTCACGGCGTAGATATTGCTATTCATTCTGCGACTAAGTTTATCGGTGGTCATGGTACGACTATTGGTGGTGTTATCGTGGACAGTGGTCGTTTTGACTGGGAAGCTTCAAGGAAATTTCCGCAGTTTGTAGAGGAGGATCCTAGCTACCATAACTTGAGCTATACTCGCGATGTTGGGGCAGCAGCCTTTATTATCGCTGTTCGTGTTCAATTGCTTCGTGATACAGGTGCTGCCTTGTCACCATTTAATGCCTTTCTCTTGCTCCAAGGGCTTGAAACTCTCTCTCTTCGTGTCGAACGCCATGTGCAAAATGCAGAGAAAATTGTTGATTTCCTTGTTAACCATCCTAAGGTAGAAAAAGTAAACTATCCAAAACTAGCTGACAGTCCTTATCATGCCTTGGCTGAGAAATATTTGCCAAAAGGTGTTGGTTCAATCTTTACCTTCCATGTTAAAGGCGGAGAGGCAGAAGCTCGCAAGGTAATTGATAATTTGGAAATCTTCTCTGACCTTGCAAACGTGGCAGATGCCAAATCCCTTGTGGTCCATCCTGCGACAACCACTCACGGTCAGTTGTCAGAAAAAGATCTAGAAGCAGCAGGAGTCACACCAAACCAAATCCGCTTGTCGATCGGTCTTGAAAATGTAGAGGATTTGATTGAAGATTTGCGTTTGGCCTTGGAAAAAATTTAA